From the Cryptomeria japonica chromosome 2, Sugi_1.0, whole genome shotgun sequence genome, one window contains:
- the LOC131071317 gene encoding transcription factor MYB57 produces MYNPQEEQIRKGPWTVEEDMLLVNYIAFHGEGRWNFLAQAAGLKRTGKSCRLRWVNYLRPDLKRGNLSPEEERLIIDLQSRWGNRWSRIARYLPGRTDNEIKNHWRTRIKRKLQRENGGNRFTQYSIYPTSMPDPIFLQQNNGLMKDRTPQTSLHQTLNKPVFHFNEEQKEEFSLDHSNSITISNGVEKSADSCGLLEDMTMPFEVDSFDALFSELYVDAMEVGEMSKFTDCKFGSCSYPHPYPSMPSPDRFQMEALLPWAYQS; encoded by the exons ATGTATAACCCACAAGAGGAGCAGATCAGGAAAGGCCCATGGACTGTAGAGGAGGACATGTTGCTTGTCAATTATATAGCTTTTCATGGTGAAGGCCGTTGGAATTTTCTGGCCCAAGCTGCAG GGCTGAAGAGAACTGGGAAGAGCTGCAGGCTGAGATGGGTTAACTATCTACGGCCAGATCTTAAGAGAGGAAACCTAAGTCCAGAAGAAGAACGCTTGATCATAGACCTTCAAAGCCGTTGGGGTAACAG GTGGTCTCGAATTGCCAGGTATTTACCTGGTCGAACAGATAATGAGATCAAGAACCACTGGAGGACAAGGATTAAGAGAAAACTGCAAAGAGAAAACGGTGGAAATCGATTTACCCAATACTCTATTTATCCCACctctatgccagatccaatattCCTTCAGCAAAACAATGGATTAATGAAAGATAGGACACCACAGACTAGCCTGCATCAAACACTCAACAAGCCAGTTTTTCATTTTAACGAAGAACAAAAGGAGGAGTTTTCACTAGACCATTCTAATTCAATTACAATCTCAAATGGAGTGGAGAAGTCGGCGGATAGCTGTGGACTTCTTGAGGATATGACTATGCCCTTTGAAGTGGACTCCTTCGACGCGTTGTTCTCTGAACTTTATGTAGATGCCATGGAAGTTGGTGAAATGTCTAAATTCACAGACTGTAAATTTGGGTCGTGTTCTTATCCTCATCCATACCCATCTATGCCCTCGCCTGATAGATTTCAAATGGAAGCTCTGTTACCATGGGCTTACCAAAGTTGA